The Salvelinus fontinalis isolate EN_2023a chromosome 34, ASM2944872v1, whole genome shotgun sequence region ccatgctggttacgtgtgccttgaattctaaatagatcacagacagtgtcaccagcaccatcacaccacctcctccatgcttcacagtgggaaccacacatgcagagatcatccgttcacttgctctgcgtctcacaaagacgaggcggttggaaccaaaaatcaaaaatttggactcatcagtccattgcttgtgtttatttgcccaagcaagtctcttcttattggtgtcctttagtagtggattctttgcagcaattcgaccatgaaggcctgattcacgcagtctcctctgaacagttgatgttgagatgtgtctgttttcTGAGggcagttaattgccgatttctgaggctggtaactttaatgaacttatcctctgcagcagaggtaactctgggtcttcctttcctgtggtggtcctcatgagagccagtttcatcctaGCGCttgactacacttgaagaaacattaaaAGTTATTGAAAAACTTTAAAAGTTCCCTGATTgacactctgtccctctctcccaggtGCTCAGACCCAGCCATGCAGGGGTTAAAGTCAGCGGTGCGGGGGTGCGGTGGTCCATGTGTGTACGAGGCGGTGCCAGACGGAGGCTGGGGCTGGGCGGTGGCCGTGGCCTTCTTCTTCGTTGAGGTGTTTACTTACGGGACCATCAAGTCTCTGGGGGTGTTCCTCCAGGATCTCATGACAGAGTTTGGGGAGAGCAACAGCAGAGTATCCTGGGTCATCGCAATCTGCGTCTTCATCCTCACCTTCACAGGTGGGTCAGAGAGAGCCTCTTAATCATCCTCACCTTCACAGGTGGGTCAGAGAGCCTCTTAATCATCCTCACCTTCACAGGTGGGTCAGAGAGAGCCTCTTAATCATCCTCACCTTCACAGGTGGGTCAGAGAGAGCCTCTTAATCATCCTCACCTTCACAGGTGGGTCAGAGAGAGCCTCTTAATCATCCTCACATTCACAGGTGGGTCAGAGAGAGCCTCTTAATCATCCTCACCTTCACAGGTGGGTCAGAGAGAGCCTCTTAATCATCCTCACCTCCACAGGTGGGTCAGAGAGAGCCTCTTAATCATCCTCGCCAACACAGGTGGGTCAGAGAGAGCCTCTTAATCATCCTCACATTCACAGGTGGTTCAGAGAGCCTCTTAATCATCCTCACCTTCACAGGTGGGTCAGAGAGCCTCTTAATCATCCTCACCTTCACAGGTGGTTCAGGGAGAGCCTCTTAATCATCCTCACCTTCACAGGTGGTTCAGGGAGAGCCTCTTAATCATCCTCACCTTCACAGGTGGTTCAGGGAGAGCCTCTTTATCATCCTCACCTTCACAGGTGGGTCAGAGAGAGCCTCTTAATCATCCTCACCTTCACAGGTGGTTCAGGGAGAGCCTCTTTATCATCATAttcacaggtctaggatcagagtagcagtgctgatctaggaatagttttgccttttagatggATCAGATTTTTATGGACAGGggtcctgatcctagatcagcactcatatAAGAggctttatgaatatgggccaGTAAATCTGTGTGAACAGTATTTAGACACAGAATCTATCCTACTCACTGAACTGTGTCAATCAACTACTTCATTAAATAGTGTATAAGGTAAATGAAAAACATGTCTGTAGTAAAACTaacagtcctctcctcttccccctctctcctttcttccctctctcctttcttccctctcctctctccctctctctctcctcttccccctctccccctttctccctctctccctctctcctcttctctctctccctttctccctctctctcctcttccctctctctccctttctccctctctctcctcttccctctctctccctttctctccctttctccctctctttcctcttccccctctctccctttctccccctcctctcctcttccccctctcccccctctctctctctccctccagcccctctgGCCACGGTGCTCAGTAACCGGTTCGGGTACCGTCCCGTAGTGATGTTTGGGGGTTTTCTGATCAGTCTGGGAACCATCAGCTCTGCTTTCGTCTCCTCCATCAACGAGATGTACGTCACCATCGGCATCGTCTCAGGTAACGATCTAACTACTttatacacactcacactcactcacacacacacacacacacacacacacacacacacacacacacacacacacacacacacacacacacacacacacacacaccactacttcCCGCAATGGTCTATCTTGTGATACATATGTGAAATTCATTAGAAACACCTTGAACATGTAAGGAGAATAATGATGTTTAGCTGTTACATCATGCTTAGAATTCCAGCTGAAAAAGATCTGAATGAAACAAGGGACTCCTAGCAGTGCATGAGGCTGACTGACTGATGTCCGTCTCTTCCAGACCCGGCCTGTGTTTGTGGGGTAAAAACTCCCAACCCCACTGTCAAAGCTCTATTCAATTCAGATCGAAAGATATGAATGAAACGTGTGGTATCAATGAGGCCTAAACTCCCCCATCTTGAGTCTGTAGGACACATTTGCACAACAGAAAAATCACAATTCTCAAAATTGTCCAAAATAAACCAATATTTCCTTTCAGATCCGATCCAAATAACTTTTCTTTTCCAGAACGAAGCACTGCTAGCTGTCCCAGTAAATAACTCTCCACCTTCCTTCAAAACAGACAGCAGCTAACTTAACaacctctgtcttctctcttcttGTTTTTAACTACGTCCTCTTTCAGCAGTCACCACGACAACAAGCCTGAGTGACCTATCaaccctgacctctgacatcAGAGTGACCTGtcgaccctgacctctgacctctgaccccatgACCTTGCCGCAGTGCCATTGGCTGTCACACCCCTCTGTGTGTCCTCTGCTGGACCAATGATGTGTATATATCTAAGACATGGACTGAAACGTGAAAGCGGCAGCGGCATTTTGCACTGTGACTGTATTCACTTTGTAAACCCTATTTGACATGATCTTGATGACAAGGTACTCCTGTAATCCTGTTTTCATGTTGTTTGCTTTTATGTTAATCATGTGATTTCCAGATTGCGTCAACAATAACATGTTGTCATTTTGTAATGTGTCCAGGTCTGGGGTACTGCCTGACCATCCTGcccaccatcaccatcctgtCTCAGTACTTCAACAGGAGGAGGTCCCTGGTCACCGCCCTGGCCTCCTCAGGGGAGTCCTTTGCCATGTTTGCCTTCGCACCAGGTACGTTGTGGTTTCATgtgtgtccgaaatggcaccctattccctatatagtgcactacttttgaccagggcccaatgagaccctatttcctatatagtgcactacttaaaaaaaaacaaatgtaaaatacattttctcccgaattttcgtggtatccaatcttgtctcatcgctacaactcccatacgggctcgggagagacgaaggtcgaaagccatgcgtcctccgaagcacaacccaaccaagccgcactgcttcttaacacagcgcacctccaacccggaagccagccgcaccaatgtgtcggaggaaacaccgtgcacccgacCCCTTGGTTAgcttgtgcgtcgccccacgggcctcccggtcgcggccggctgcgacagagcctgggcgcgaacccagagactctggtggcgcagctagcactgcgatggtagtgcactacttttgaccagggcccatagggtgtagggTGCTATATaaaggaatagggtgacatttcagACAGACTAATGAATCTCAAAGGCAGATATAGTGACTGATACTGTTCTATAAATAATACCTGAAGCATTGTGGAGGAGCGTTTCTAACAGTCATTTAAAAgcacacatctcctctcctcctctgcagcCTTCATGGCCTTGAAGGAGACCATCGGCTGGCGCCGCTGCTTCATTGTCATCGGTCTCATGCAGGCCTCCGTGATTGGCTGCGGCGCTCTGCTTCGACCAATCATCATCAGACCTGACCAGGAAGTGTCCGGGGAGGTGTCCAATAAGGAGAAGCTGTCCGTTAAGCTGCAGACGATCTACGAGCTGGAAAATGAGGACACCCAGACCAACGTTAGCTCTGAGGAGTCTGAGGAGTCTGAGGAGTCAGGGGATTCCGGGGtcacctctctgtctgcctccagTGCTGACCTCCGGGCCACCACAGCCACACAGGACCCCTCTGAGACCCGGGCCCTCATGGAGGACCAGGGGGAGAAGAACCAGGGTGGACAGGCAACCCTTGGAACCCCACTGAATCAGCTGGAGGCTGGGGAGAAAGAGCAGGGTGAGGTGGGTCCCCTTGTCCAACCCTCCAGACCTAAACTCCTAGACCTTTCAGTGTTAAACGATGGAGCGTTCATCTGCTATTCTCTGTTTGGCCTCTTCGCCACGCTGGGGTTCTTCGCCCCGTCACTTTACATCATAGAACTCAGTAAGAGCCGCGGCGTCCACCCAGAAAAGTCGGCCTACATGCTCTCTGTAATGGCGGTGTCCGAGGTCTGCGGGCGCCTGTCCATCGGGGTCATTTTAAACAAGGTGCGGATGCGTAAGACCCATGTGCTTCTGGGATGTGTAGTTCTGCTGTGTCTGGTGCTGCTTGCCTTCGCCCTGGTGACTGAGTTCTGGGGCCTGGCAGCCTGCTGCTGTCTCTATGGCTTCCTGATGGGCACCGTGGGTTCTACCCACATCCCCATGCTGGCAGAGGATTACGTGGTGGGCATAGAGAGGATGCCCTCGTCCGTGGGGGTCTATGTGTGTATCCAGAGCTTTGCTGGGCTGGCCGGACCACCGCTGGGGGGTAAGAGACTCTAGATGGTTGACTCTGTCTGGATCTtagtcttctctctccctctctgcctctctccctctccctctctgcctctctccctctccctctctgcctctcttcctctctgaatATCTGTCTTTGTGAATCCTTTCATTGTCTGTCTGTAATCCTGTCTTGAACTAATCTAGAAGCTTTTGATTGCTGCTGCGCCAACCTGATGATCTTGAAGGGTCTTGGCAGATCTTTAGGCGTCTCTGACGTTGCCTCCTGTGTTTTCTCCCCAGGCCTGTTGGTGGACAAGACCCAGAACTATGGCTCAGCCTTCTACTCCTGTGCTGTGGGAATGGGCCTGGGCGCCATCTTCCTCGCCATGGTGGGGCCTGCCAAGTCTGGCCTCTGCCACCGCGGGAAGACGAgacaacaggaggaggaggaaggagaggaggaggaaggagaggaggagagaggagaagaggaggaggagaaggtttCTCAGGACAGTGGATCAACTGATTATTTAGATGTTGATCTGGTTGTGGCGACCAGTCCTGCTAAATGGTCCCCGCGGTCTGAACGCTGTCTGAACGCTGTCTGAACGCGGTCTGAACGCGGTCTGAACGTTGTCTGAACGTTGTCTGAACGCTGTCTGAACGCAGTCTGAACGTTGTCTGAACGCGGTCTGAACGCTGTCTGAACGCAGTCTGAACGCAGTCTGAACGCGGTCTGAACGTTGTCTGAACGCGGTCTGAACGCGGTCTGAACGCGGTCTGAACGCGGTCTGAACGTTGTCTGAACGCGGTCTGAACGCGGTCTGAACGCTGTCTGAACGCGGTCTGAACGCGGTCTGAACGCGGTCTGAACGCGGTCTGAACGCGGTCTGAACGCGGTCTGAACGCGGTCTGAACGCGGTCTGAACGCTGTCTGAACGCGGTCTGAACGTTGTCTGAACGCTCTCTGAACGCGGTCTGAACGCTGTCTGAACGTTGTCTGAACGTTGTCTGAACGCTGTCTGAACGCAGTCTGAACGCTGTCTGAACGTTGTCTGAACGTTGTCTGAACGCGGTCTGAACGCGGTCTGAACGCGGTCTGAACGCTGTCTGAACGCGGTCTGAACGCTGTCTGAACGCGGTCTGAACGCTGTCTGAACGCGGTCTGAACGCTGTCTGAACGCTGTCTGAACGCGGTCTGAACGCGGTCTGAACGCGGTCTGAACGCGGTCTGAACGCGGTCTGAACGCGGTCTGAACGCGGTCTGAACGCTGTCTGAACGCGGTCTGAACGCTGTCTGAACGCGGTCTGAACGCGGTCTGAACGCTCTCTGAACGCGGTCTGAACGCTGTCTGAACGTTGTCTGAACGTTGTCTGAACGTTGTCTGAACGTTGTCTGAACGTTGTCTGAACGTTGTCTGAACGTTGTCTGAACGCTGTCTGAACGCGGTCTGAACGTTGTCTGAACGTTGTCTGAACGTTGTCTGAACGCGGTCTGAACGCTGTCTGAACGTTGTCTGAACGTTGTCTGAACGCTGTCTGAACGCGGTCTGAACGCGGTCTGAACGCGGTCTGAACGCGGTCTGAACGCGGTCTGAACGCGGTCTGAACGTTGTCTGAACGCTGTCTGAACGCAGTCTGAACGCAGTCTGAACGCAGTCTGAACGTTGTCTGAACGCGGTCTGAACGCTGTCTGAACGCAGTCTGAACGCGGTCTGAACGCGGTCTGAACGTTGTCTGAACGCGGTCTGAACGCGGTCTGAACGCGGTCTGAACGCTGTCTGAACGCGGTCTGAACGTTGTCTGAACGCGGTCTGAACGCTGTCTGAACGCGGTCTGAACGCTGTCTGAACGCGGTCTGAACGCGGTCTGAACGCGGTCTGAACGCGGTCTGAACGCGGTCTGAACGCGGTCTGAACGCTGTCTGAACGCGGTCTGAACGCGGTCTGAACGCTGTCTGAACGCGGTCTGAACGTTGTCTGAACGCTCTCTGAACGCGGTCTGAACGCTGTCTGAACGCGGTCTGAACGCTGTCTGAACGCGGTCTGAACGCGGTCTGAACGCGGTCTGAACGCGGTCTGAACGCGGTCTGAACGCGGTCTGAACGTGGTTGAATAGAACACAACCAGGTCTCTGGTAAAACAAGTCTTCTGAACTCAACGACCTGGTTCAATAAAGGTTCAATGAAGAAATACATGACGGCGTTTTGCCGACCGTCACCTCACTGACCGACCAATGAGAACCTCGACCACTAGATACTCACAGGTGGTTAGAATGGAGAACAGACACCCAACCATCTAGCAAGtaagagaacacacaccctgtcAACATGCTACTGAGGGACTGAAAGCTGGACAAACACCTCTGTGGTACagaatgtatacacacacacacacacacacacacacacactgtcaacatGCTACTGAGGGACTGAGAGCTGGTCTAACACCTCCGTGGTACagaatgtatacacacacacacacacacacacacacacacacacacacacagtcaacatgCTACTGAGGGACTGAGAGCTGGTCTAACACCTCCGTGGTAcagaatgtacacacacacacacacagctgtgacCTGTTGACCCTCTGAGATGTCGTTCACATTGAATTGCAGCGAACAACGGTCTTCGGTGAATTCCTATTGACCACGTCTCTCTCCTCAGAGTCAACCAAACTCCATGCATGGCTGAGACACAGGCTTTTAACATGATTACCGCTCTGTCAGTAGTTGATATAACCATGATATGACCTCTCTGTTCATAGTTATAACCATGATATGACCTCCCGGGTTCATAGTTATAACCATGATATGACGTCTGTTCAGTTATAAACATGATATGACCTTCCGGGTTCATAGTTATAACCATGATATGACATCTGTTCAGTTATAACCATGATATGACCTCCCGGGTTCATAGTTATAACCATGATATGACATCTGTTCAGTTATAAACATGATATGACCTTCCGGGTTCATAGTTATAACCATGATATGACATCTGTTCATAGTTATAACCATGATATGACCCCTCTGTTCATAGTTATAACCATGACATGACCTCTCTGTTCAGTTATAACCATGATATGACCTCTCAGGTTCATAGTTATAACCATGATATGACCTTTCTGTTCATAGTTATAACCATGATATGACGCCTGTTCAGTTATATTCATGATATGACCTCTCAGGTTCATAGTTATAACCATGACATGACCTCTCGGGTTCATAGTTATAACCATGATATGACCTTTCTGTTCATAGTTATAACCATGATATGACGCCTGTTCAGTTATAACCATGATAGGACCTCTCGGGTTCATAGTTATAACCATGATAGGACCTCTCGGGTTCATAGTTATAACCATGATGACTGTTCCTCAGTCTCAAACCCTCAGTTGATGCCAAAGGCCTGGTAGTAACAGGCAAAGTCCTGTCTTTATATTGATGACTATTATTATGGTTGAATCTGAATGACTACTGTTATCCAAACACAAGACCACCACAGTATTCTGCACAGCCTGTACACAATATGTTTTCCTCAGCAGTCTACTTCATGTACCTATGTGATATAAAAGTACCAAATACGACTGTAGGTGAAACTAAGATGTATGGATTACAGTGTGAATGACTAGCTGTTTCAATTATGTGGATCACGACTTTACCTGTCAGTCAATCAAACAAACAATCAAAGCTTTTATTTATATTGTgtttattttaaaaatatatataaatgcatTTTGAAGTGCTTGCAGCCAGCCAAGGCCACAGTGACAAGACACAACTTCctaggtaggtagaggtggaGATTCGACTACAAAATAATTGATTCCTTGACTCCTTGATCGTCGACTCCAAATCATCCTGGAGTCTCACTACTATGTAGGTAGGTAAAAACGATGAGACAAGGATGAGACAAGGAGTGACTGTCAGTCACTCagacctcttgcactgagatgcagggtcTTAGACCGCTGGGCCACTGGGGAATTTCTATCATCTCTGCTGCAACACTCACTGCTGATCAGCTTTTTTAATTGATTAAATTGATTTGTTTATAACAAATGAACTTTGAACACGTGTCCATGTCTTCATTCTATTGATGGAGGCATATAtacagtattcagacctttttccacattttgttacgttacagccttactctaaaaatggattaaatattttttaaattacacacaataccccataatgacaaagcgaaaacaggtttttagaaatgtttgcaaatgtattaagaatttaaaaaaataaatactttatttacataagtattcagaccctttgctatgatacttgaaattgagctcaggtgcatcctgtttccattgatcatccttgagatgtttctccaacttgattggagtccaactgtggtaaattcaattgattggacatgatttggaagggcacacacctgtgtatataaggtccaaccaagatggaactctttggcccgaatgccaagcgtcatgtctggaggaaacctggcaccatccctacggtgaagcatggtggtggcagcatcttgctgtggggatgtttttcagcggcagggactgggagactaatcaggattgaGGGGAAGATGAACagagcgaagtacagagagatccttgatgaaaacctgctccacaccgataaggacctcagactggggtgaaggtttaccttccaacaggacaatgaccctaagcacacagacaagaaacgcaggagtggctttgaaaCAAGTCACAATTTCAAGTatcagagcaaagggtctgaatacttatgtagaataagtctgtaacgtaacaaaatgtggaaaaagtcaaggggtctgaatactttcagaatgcactgtagatacTGGACGAGAGaaagacatcgagagagagagaaagacatcgagaaagagagaaagacaccgagaaagagagaaagacaccgagagagagagaaagacatcgggagagagagagaaagacatcgagagagagaaagagagagagaaagacattgagaaagagagagagaaagagagagaaagacatcaagagagagagaaagacatcgagaaagagagagagaaagagagagaaagacatcgagagagagagaaagagagagagagaaagacattgag contains the following coding sequences:
- the slc16a6b gene encoding solute carrier family 16 member 6b isoform X2 is translated as MFGGFLISLGTISSAFVSSINEMYVTIGIVSGLGYCLTILPTITILSQYFNRRRSLVTALASSGESFAMFAFAPAFMALKETIGWRRCFIVIGLMQASVIGCGALLRPIIIRPDQEVSGEVSNKEKLSVKLQTIYELENEDTQTNVSSEESEESEESGDSGVTSLSASSADLRATTATQDPSETRALMEDQGEKNQGGQATLGTPLNQLEAGEKEQGEVGPLVQPSRPKLLDLSVLNDGAFICYSLFGLFATLGFFAPSLYIIELSKSRGVHPEKSAYMLSVMAVSEVCGRLSIGVILNKVRMRKTHVLLGCVVLLCLVLLAFALVTEFWGLAACCCLYGFLMGTVGSTHIPMLAEDYVVGIERMPSSVGVYVCIQSFAGLAGPPLGGLLVDKTQNYGSAFYSCAVGMGLGAIFLAMVGPAKSGLCHRGKTRQQEEEEGEEEEGEEERGEEEEEKVSQDSGSTDYLDVDLVVATSPAKWSPRSERCLNAV
- the slc16a6b gene encoding solute carrier family 16 member 6b isoform X1 produces the protein MQGLKSAVRGCGGPCVYEAVPDGGWGWAVAVAFFFVEVFTYGTIKSLGVFLQDLMTEFGESNSRVSWVIAICVFILTFTAPLATVLSNRFGYRPVVMFGGFLISLGTISSAFVSSINEMYVTIGIVSGLGYCLTILPTITILSQYFNRRRSLVTALASSGESFAMFAFAPAFMALKETIGWRRCFIVIGLMQASVIGCGALLRPIIIRPDQEVSGEVSNKEKLSVKLQTIYELENEDTQTNVSSEESEESEESGDSGVTSLSASSADLRATTATQDPSETRALMEDQGEKNQGGQATLGTPLNQLEAGEKEQGEVGPLVQPSRPKLLDLSVLNDGAFICYSLFGLFATLGFFAPSLYIIELSKSRGVHPEKSAYMLSVMAVSEVCGRLSIGVILNKVRMRKTHVLLGCVVLLCLVLLAFALVTEFWGLAACCCLYGFLMGTVGSTHIPMLAEDYVVGIERMPSSVGVYVCIQSFAGLAGPPLGGLLVDKTQNYGSAFYSCAVGMGLGAIFLAMVGPAKSGLCHRGKTRQQEEEEGEEEEGEEERGEEEEEKVSQDSGSTDYLDVDLVVATSPAKWSPRSERCLNAV